The DNA segment ctttttgtgttttaaagaaaCAAGGGCAAATATTCATCATAGGCTATAGAACAGTTAACAGATAAGGATTTTTGCACAAGATGTTTCCTTTAAAGATCACAAGTGCCTGGTGATGTGGGCAACCTAACCTGCATTTAACATGTGTGAGCTAAGGCAGAGAAAGGTCAGCTGGTTTGCCCAAAGTTATGTACTCATCAGAGGTAGGATTTCAACCCAACACAGTGGGACTGAGTAGTGAGGCTAAGATCAGAACCCAAGTCTTTCGGAATCATCTGCCATGCTCTGCCATATTACTCATTTTTCACTCCTAAGAGGCTTGCGCAGGTCAAAGTGGGTCTAAATGAACTGCAAGGTGATTCTTGAGAGGCAAGAGAAGTTCCAAAAGGGCAACCTAAATGGTTTGACAGGTAGGGAAGAGGTTCTGGTCCGTATTTTGTCTTAAGATACTGAGAGCTTCATACACACACAGGGCTCTTTCTCTAAAGCACCAGCTGGCTTAGTGGGAGTGACTTTCTCCCTTGCCTCCTCTATCTACTATCTACTACTAACAAAAGATAAGTCAAGCGCTGGCCTCAATTTGCTGTAAACCGTTGCCTGTAACAATATCAGAGTTGAgaatgaaaatctgaaaatcGATTTAGAATCTCAGGACCAGGGCTAGAGCTTGAAGCGACACTAGCTTCCTTCTCCCATCTGATAGGGGAGAAAGCCGAGGCCAAGAAAGAACCTAGGTTTTGTCAAGGACTTAGCTTTGGAGTCAGCCTGGACTggatatgagtgagtgagtgagttaagtcgctcagtcgggtccgaccccgtggactgtataagctaccaggctcctccatccttgggattccccaggtaagaacactggagtgggttgccatttccttcttcaggggatcttcccgacccagggatcgaacccgggtctcctgggttgcagggcaaacgctttaacctctgagccaccagggtagatATGGTTGGAGTTGGAGTTGGCCAACTCCTTGAAACTCTCAGGCTCAGTCTCCTCATTTGTTAGAGTGATAATAGGTACTTCAAAGGACTATTGTTCAACGATTAAATGAGGTATGCAGTGACAGTGCCTGGCATAAGCAAGTTCCTGgtgcgtgttaagttgcttctgctgctgcgtcgattcagtcgtgtccgactctttgccaccctgtggaccagagccccgccagtctcctctgtccatgggattcttcaggcaagaatactggagtgctctCCTCCGTtgaatcgtcccaacccaggggattgcacctatatctcttacatctcctgcattgctaggcaggttctttaccatgagagccatctgggaagcccccaagctCCGTATCCGATGGTTACTATTATTACTAGAGCTGGGGTTGAAACCCTCGTGTCTTCTTGCTTCTCAGCCTCAGCGAGAGTGCCCCACGCCCGGGTGTGGTTGTGTAGGAGCTGGAGTTTGAGAACGCGCCACTCCATCTTCACATCTTGCGGCTGGAACTGGCCAAGAGAAACGCGCGGGGCGAAGGGAAACTAAGGGGTTAAGGAGATGAGCATGAGAAAGCCTAGAAAACTAGAAAAGCGACCCCTTCGCCCCCCACTCCTCGGCTAAGCCCCGCTAAGTAAGCCCCTCCCCTTCGCCACCGGGGCGGTCGCCGCGCGCTCCCTCCCTCCGCCCCTCGCTTACAAGACCTAATGAGCTCCCCCGGGAGGCCGAGCAGCGAGCCGGCCCCGAACGAGGAAGCTACCCCGCGCGCACCGCGCCAGGGCGGCAGCCGGGCCTGGGCGGCGGGCGGGAAGCGGCCGTGGGCGCACCGGCCGCCTGGGAGCGGAGGCGATGGCAGTCCAGGCGGCGCTCCTCAGCACGCACCCCTTCGTCCCCTTCGGCTTCGGGGGCTCCCCGGACGGGCTGGGAGGCGCCTTCGGAGCCCTGGACAAGGGCTGCTGTTTCGAGGATGAGGAGACCGGGACGCCGGCGGGCGCGCTGCTGGCGGGCGCCGAGAGCGGGGACGCGCGCGAGGCCACCCGCGACCTGCTCAGCTTCATCGACTCCGCGTCTAGCAACATCAAGCTGGCCCTGGACAAGCCCGGCAAGTCGAAGCGGAAGGTGAACCACCGCAAGTACCTGCAGAAGCAGATCAAGCGCTGCAGTGGCCTCATGGGCGCCGCGCCCCCGGGCCCGCCCTCCCCAGGCGCCGCCGACACGCCCGCCAAGCGGCCGCTCGCCGGCACCGCCGCCGGCGCCCAGACGGTCCCGGTCCCGGCCCACGGCAAGGCGGCTCCCCGGCGGGAGGCGTCGCAGGCCGCGGCGGCCGCCAGCCTGCAGAGCCGGAGCCTGGCCGCGCTCTTCGACTCGCTGCGCCACGTTCCTGGGGGCGCCGATCCGGCCGGGGCTGCGGAGGCGGCGCCCGCTGCCGGGCTCGTGGGCGGGGACGCGGCTGGCTCTGCGGGCGGCCCGGCGGCCCCCGGCGCCAGGAAGGTCCCGCTGCGGGCCCGCAACCTGCCGCCATCCTTCTTCACCGAGCCGTCCcggccgggcggcggcggcgggtgcGGCCCGTCGGGGCCCGGCGTGAGCCTGGGCGACTTGGAGAAGGGCTCAGAGGCCGCCGAGTTCTTCGAGCTTCTGGGGCCCGACTACGGCGCGGGCACCGAAGCTGGTGCCTTACTTGCCGCGGAGCCTCTCGATGTGTTCCCCGCCGGGGCCGCCGTCCTGCGGGGACCTCCGGAGCTGGAGCCCGGCCTGTTTGAGCCCCAGCCCGCGATGGTGGGGAGCCTACTGTACCCCGAGCCCTGGAGCGCCCCGGGCGGCCCCGCGACCAAGAAGCCGCCCCTGCCCGCGCCCCGCGGTGGCTTGACCTTGAACGAGCCTTTGCGCTCCGTGTACCCCGCCGCCGCGGACTCTCCGGGCGGGGACGATGGGCCCGGCCTCTTGGCCTCGTTCGCCCCCTTCTTCTCAGACTGCGCTCTGCccccggcgccgccgccgccgccccaaCAGGTGTCCTACGACTACAGCGCGGGCTACAGCCGCTCGGCGTTCGCCGGCCTTTGGAGGCCCGACGGGGCTTGGGAAGGGGCGCCCGGGGAGGAGGGGGCGCCCCGGGATTGACTGCGCGGCACCCTTCTCCCCCAGTAGACACTGCGCTTGGGGCTCCCCGCTCTGGGTCTCTCTCGAGCCTAAAGAACGACCGTCACATGCACGTGGAGTTGAAACGGGATTTTAAAAATTCGATTAATAAAAGAAACttcagaaaaagagatgaaaaggagTTGGGGGTTGTTTTAACCACAGCCTcgtgtttaaaaacaaacaaaaaaagccgtTGATAGGTTCTTACCGGATCAGTTGAGCCAAGAAACCGAGACGGGATCGGGGAAGGGGGTGGCTTTTGCAGCCCCCAGTCCCTTAGTCAACTTTCCATCAGAAGGTTAGCGTGTTTAGTGTTAACAGCCCCTTCCCGACAGTGCTCTGggctctccttcccttccctttgagCGCGTTGTGCATTAAAGTCTGTACTGAAAAGAACGGAGCAGAGGTATGTTGTTATTGATTTGGGTGTCTTCTTAGAGGATGGTTTCCTGTGTGGTCTCTTTGCCTTGTCAGTGACAGTGTTATTGAGGACGTGAGGCCAGTGGGCCACCGCGACCCGCCCTTACTGCTCCCCGGTTGGGGGCCGGGGTCGGTCTCTGTCATTTTTCCGCCAGTTTTTCTTCTGGCTCCTTGTTTCTTCCGTCTCTTTATCTCTCCCGTTCTTATCAGTGctattgttcatttttctttttctggactcTCATTGCTCtctctctgaaatttttttcctatggGCTTTTCTTGCAAATTTCTGGTATGGGAGAAATTTAGCAAACCTGGAGtctatttctctccttttgcCATGCTTCAGCCACTTCGGGAGGTGGAGACTAGGCCAGTTATAATATCTTTGCATCCAAGGTTCCTCATCTGACGGTGGGGATGACAATACCTCTCCAGTTTTCACTGTTTTACAACTTGTTGGGTAACTCAGAGGGAAAATACAGAACGTGGCTTGAGCCTACCCCACCCCCCATTGTTGGATTGGTTCTGCAGGTATATGGATTTTATACACATAGCTAAATGTTTTCTACACATGGAAGCCATTAGGGGTGTGAGTCCCATGCTCCTTGCTGGCTGATCTGTCTGCCCTTTCCCTTACAAGCTGTACTCTCTCTACCCTCTTTCCTGCTGCTCGGCTCCTCcctctgttggtttctgcctggCTGTGCTTCCTCACTCCCTAGACCCACAGTCCCTCCAAGAAAGGGAATAGAGAAAGTGTGAAGTTTCCAAAGGAGTCTTCCCTGGATAACAGGTTTGATGAATGGAATCTGAAGGAGCCCTGGAGAGTAGTCTGATCTGATCATCAGAAGGAGATTGGGGAAAAGACGTGTTTTAACCAGCCATGAAGTGGCAGCGTAGCAGGATGGTtgagggacagaggaggaaaGCTTGGGT comes from the Odocoileus virginianus isolate 20LAN1187 ecotype Illinois chromosome 28, Ovbor_1.2, whole genome shotgun sequence genome and includes:
- the FAM181B gene encoding protein FAM181B, which gives rise to MAVQAALLSTHPFVPFGFGGSPDGLGGAFGALDKGCCFEDEETGTPAGALLAGAESGDAREATRDLLSFIDSASSNIKLALDKPGKSKRKVNHRKYLQKQIKRCSGLMGAAPPGPPSPGAADTPAKRPLAGTAAGAQTVPVPAHGKAAPRREASQAAAAASLQSRSLAALFDSLRHVPGGADPAGAAEAAPAAGLVGGDAAGSAGGPAAPGARKVPLRARNLPPSFFTEPSRPGGGGGCGPSGPGVSLGDLEKGSEAAEFFELLGPDYGAGTEAGALLAAEPLDVFPAGAAVLRGPPELEPGLFEPQPAMVGSLLYPEPWSAPGGPATKKPPLPAPRGGLTLNEPLRSVYPAAADSPGGDDGPGLLASFAPFFSDCALPPAPPPPPQQVSYDYSAGYSRSAFAGLWRPDGAWEGAPGEEGAPRD